One window from the genome of Musa acuminata AAA Group cultivar baxijiao chromosome BXJ1-4, Cavendish_Baxijiao_AAA, whole genome shotgun sequence encodes:
- the LOC135642379 gene encoding glucan endo-1,3-beta-glucosidase 11-like has protein sequence MAVLSLLLLLLVLVPIFTFSSAAHSNASASPPSSIGVNYGQVADNLPSPPDVILLLLSLGAARVKLYDADPAVLRAFAGTGVEIIIGLPDRCVPRLIAPSAALAWVKTNLQPYLPATRIAAVTVGNEVLSGNDSVLIRSLLPAMQSLHSALVALGLDHQVTVTTAHSLAVLAVSYPPSASAFRRELLPYVAPLLAFLAKTGSPFLINAYPYFAYKADPKRVDLDYALFEPNAGVVDPGSGLRYSNMLHAQVDAVRAAIAAAGGGKAVEVVVSETGWPSAGDDDEAGATAENARRYNGNLMRMVAARKGTPSSPGAPLQVYVFALFNENLKPGPSSERHYGLFKPDGTPAYDFLAANSSATVSSSSGGNTAESPSPATDTSSTGYYTISSATGMKPLLWHATVVVNVVMVAATFQYYGVLGYLD, from the exons ATGGCGGTCCTCTCcctgctgcttctcctcctcgtccTGGTGCCGATCTTTACATTCTCCTCGGCAGCGCATTCGAACGCCTCCGCGTCGCCGCCGTCGTCAATCGGCGTGAATTACGGCCAGGTCGCCGATAACCTCCCGTCGCCGCCGGatgtcatcctcctcctcctatcCTTGGGAGCCGCCCGCGTCAAGCTTTACGACGCCGACCCCGCCGTCCTCCGCGCCTTCGCCGGCACCGGCGTGGAGATCATCATCGGCCTTCCCGACCGGTGCGTACCGCGCCTCATCGCCCCCTCCGCCGCCCTCGCTTGGGTGAAAACCAACCTCCAGCCCTACCTGCCCGCCACCAGGATCGCCGCCGTCACCGTCGGCAACGAGGTGCTCTCCGGCAACGACTCTGTCCTGATCCGATCCCTTCTCCCGGCAATGCAGTCCCTCCACTCCGCCCTCGTCGCCCTCGGCCTGGACCACCAGGTGACCGTCACCACCGCCCACTCCCTCGCCGTCCTCGCGGTCTCCTACCCACCCTCCGCCTCCGCGTTCCGACGCGAGCTTCTCCCGTACGTGGCCCCGCTGCTGGCCTTCCTCGCCAAGACCGGCTCGCCCTTCCTGATCAACGCCTACCCCTACTTCGCCTACAAGGCGGACCCGAAGCGGGTCGACCTCGACTACGCGCTCTTCGAGCCCAACGCCGGGGTGGTGGACCCCGGCTCCGGGCTTCGGTACAGTAACATGCTCCACGCGCAGGTGGACGCGGTACGGGCGGCGATAGCGGCGGCGGGGGGAGGGAAGGCGGTGGAAGTGGTGGTCTCGGAGACTGGCTGGCCGTCGGCGGGAGACGACGACGAGGCCGGGGCAACGGCGGAGAATGCGAGGCGGTACAACGGGAACCTCATGCGGATGGTGGCGGCTAGGAAGGGGACGCCGTCGTCGCCCGGTGCACCTCTCCAGGTCTACGTCTTCGCGCTCTTCAACGAGAACCTCAAGCCCGGGCCGTCGTCCGAGCGGCACTACGGTCTCTTCAAGCCCGACGGCACGCCCGCCTACGATTTCCTGGCGGCGAACTCATCTGCcaccgtctcctcctcctccggtggCAACACGGCGGAGTCGCCGTCGCCTGCGACTGACACGTCCTCCACCGGTTACTACACCATCTCATCCGCAACG GGGATGAAGCCGTTACTTTGGCATGCGACGGTGGTGGTGAACGTGGTGATGGTTGCGGCTACATTTCAATATTATGGAGTTTTAGGATATTTAGATTGA
- the LOC135642387 gene encoding uncharacterized protein LOC135642387 isoform X3, with translation MTQWAGARDHNGPQEDGAAFRTLRFSSPRALRHVAKSLALPVAASFSMWRSLPVLRCCPCLVYSASSLPNLRPNSHRSSFRMANPHPGDPSSSKPFSTAASFSSPSRTSGRGSGRGSGGRGRGADGASDRIDALGRLLTRILRHMASELNLNIRNDGYVRVRDLLKLNMTTFAKVPLRSHSVEDIREAVKRDNKQRFSLLEEDGELLIRANQGHTIVTINSESLLKPILSADEVPVCVHGTYRRDLESILQSGLKRMTRLHVHFSSGLPTDGEVISGMRRDVNLLIYLDLEKALQEGMKLFISDNKVILTEGFDGVVPVRYFKKIETWPASI, from the exons ATGACACAATGGGCTGGAGCTCGAGATCACAATGGCCCACAAGAAGATGGTGCAGCTTTCCGGACACTACGGTTCTCCTCGCCGCGGGCACTTCGACATGTCGCTAAGTCTCTCGCCCTCCCCGTTGCCGCTTCCTTCTCGATGTGGCGTTCCCTCCCCGTCCTACGCTGCTGCCCCTGTCTCGTCTACTCTGCCTCTTCTCTACCCAATCTTCGCCCGAACTCCCATCGCAGTTCTTTTCGCATGGCTAACCCCCACCCCGGCGATCCCTCCTCTTCCAAACCCTTCTCAACCGCTGCTTCTTTCTCCTCTCCCTCGAGAACAAG TGGGAGAGGGAGCGGAAGAGGCTCCGGCGGAAGGGGAAGAGGAGCTGATGGTGCCAGTGATCGGATCGATGCTCTCGGCCGTCTCCT GACACGTATTTTGCGCCATATGGCTTCTGAGCTTAATTTAAATATACGAAATGATGGGTATGTTCGAGTTCGTGACTTATTAAAGTTGAATATGACAACTTTTGCAAAAGTTCCATTGAGGTCACATTCAGTTGAAGACATTAGGGAG GCAGTTAAGAGGGATAATAAACAACGCTTTAGTCTATTGGAGGAAGATGGGGAGCTCTTAATTCGTGCAAACCAAGGGCATACCATAGTG ACCATCAACTCAGAGAGTCTATTAAAACCAATACTGTCAGCTGATGAAGTTCCAG TTTGTGTTCATGGAACTTATAGGAGAGACCTGGAATCAATTTTGCAATCTGGGCTTAAGCGAATGACAAGGTTACATGTACACTTCTCAAGTGGTTTGCCCACAGATGGAGAAGTTATTAGTG GTATGAGGCGAGATGTTAATCTCCTAATTTATTTGGACCTTGAAAAGGCACTACAAG AAGGAATGAAGCTCTTCATATCTGATAACAAAGTGATCTTAACTGAAGGCTTCGATGGTGTTGTGCCAGTCAGATACTTCAAAAAAATCGAAACCTGGCCAG CATCTATCTAA
- the LOC135642387 gene encoding uncharacterized protein LOC135642387 isoform X1: MTQWAGARDHNGPQEDGAAFRTLRFSSPRALRHVAKSLALPVAASFSMWRSLPVLRCCPCLVYSASSLPNLRPNSHRSSFRMANPHPGDPSSSKPFSTAASFSSPSRTSGRGSGRGSGGRGRGADGASDRIDALGRLLTRILRHMASELNLNIRNDGYVRVRDLLKLNMTTFAKVPLRSHSVEDIREAVKRDNKQRFSLLEEDGELLIRANQGHTIVTINSESLLKPILSADEVPVCVHGTYRRDLESILQSGLKRMTRLHVHFSSGLPTDGEVISGMRRDVNLLIYLDLEKALQEGMKLFISDNKVILTEGFDGVVPVRYFKKIETWPGVTNIYWVIFFEKKSFFLGFFQEV; the protein is encoded by the exons ATGACACAATGGGCTGGAGCTCGAGATCACAATGGCCCACAAGAAGATGGTGCAGCTTTCCGGACACTACGGTTCTCCTCGCCGCGGGCACTTCGACATGTCGCTAAGTCTCTCGCCCTCCCCGTTGCCGCTTCCTTCTCGATGTGGCGTTCCCTCCCCGTCCTACGCTGCTGCCCCTGTCTCGTCTACTCTGCCTCTTCTCTACCCAATCTTCGCCCGAACTCCCATCGCAGTTCTTTTCGCATGGCTAACCCCCACCCCGGCGATCCCTCCTCTTCCAAACCCTTCTCAACCGCTGCTTCTTTCTCCTCTCCCTCGAGAACAAG TGGGAGAGGGAGCGGAAGAGGCTCCGGCGGAAGGGGAAGAGGAGCTGATGGTGCCAGTGATCGGATCGATGCTCTCGGCCGTCTCCT GACACGTATTTTGCGCCATATGGCTTCTGAGCTTAATTTAAATATACGAAATGATGGGTATGTTCGAGTTCGTGACTTATTAAAGTTGAATATGACAACTTTTGCAAAAGTTCCATTGAGGTCACATTCAGTTGAAGACATTAGGGAG GCAGTTAAGAGGGATAATAAACAACGCTTTAGTCTATTGGAGGAAGATGGGGAGCTCTTAATTCGTGCAAACCAAGGGCATACCATAGTG ACCATCAACTCAGAGAGTCTATTAAAACCAATACTGTCAGCTGATGAAGTTCCAG TTTGTGTTCATGGAACTTATAGGAGAGACCTGGAATCAATTTTGCAATCTGGGCTTAAGCGAATGACAAGGTTACATGTACACTTCTCAAGTGGTTTGCCCACAGATGGAGAAGTTATTAGTG GTATGAGGCGAGATGTTAATCTCCTAATTTATTTGGACCTTGAAAAGGCACTACAAG AAGGAATGAAGCTCTTCATATCTGATAACAAAGTGATCTTAACTGAAGGCTTCGATGGTGTTGTGCCAGTCAGATACTTCAAAAAAATCGAAACCTGGCCAG GTGTAACCAATATTTATTGGgtgattttttttgaaaaaaagtctttctttttgggcttcttTCAGGAAGTATAA
- the LOC135642387 gene encoding uncharacterized protein LOC135642387 isoform X2, whose protein sequence is MTQWAGARDHNGPQEDGAAFRTLRFSSPRALRHVAKSLALPVAASFSMWRSLPVLRCCPCLVYSASSLPNLRPNSHRSSFRMANPHPGDPSSSKPFSTAASFSSPSRTSGRGSGRGSGGRGRGADGASDRIDALGRLLTRILRHMASELNLNIRNDGYVRVRDLLKLNMTTFAKVPLRSHSVEDIREAVKRDNKQRFSLLEEDGELLIRANQGHTIVTINSESLLKPILSADEVPVCVHGTYRRDLESILQSGLKRMTRLHVHFSSGLPTDGEVISGMRRDVNLLIYLDLEKALQEGMKLFISDNKVILTEGFDGVVPVRYFKKIETWPGREIIPFQI, encoded by the exons ATGACACAATGGGCTGGAGCTCGAGATCACAATGGCCCACAAGAAGATGGTGCAGCTTTCCGGACACTACGGTTCTCCTCGCCGCGGGCACTTCGACATGTCGCTAAGTCTCTCGCCCTCCCCGTTGCCGCTTCCTTCTCGATGTGGCGTTCCCTCCCCGTCCTACGCTGCTGCCCCTGTCTCGTCTACTCTGCCTCTTCTCTACCCAATCTTCGCCCGAACTCCCATCGCAGTTCTTTTCGCATGGCTAACCCCCACCCCGGCGATCCCTCCTCTTCCAAACCCTTCTCAACCGCTGCTTCTTTCTCCTCTCCCTCGAGAACAAG TGGGAGAGGGAGCGGAAGAGGCTCCGGCGGAAGGGGAAGAGGAGCTGATGGTGCCAGTGATCGGATCGATGCTCTCGGCCGTCTCCT GACACGTATTTTGCGCCATATGGCTTCTGAGCTTAATTTAAATATACGAAATGATGGGTATGTTCGAGTTCGTGACTTATTAAAGTTGAATATGACAACTTTTGCAAAAGTTCCATTGAGGTCACATTCAGTTGAAGACATTAGGGAG GCAGTTAAGAGGGATAATAAACAACGCTTTAGTCTATTGGAGGAAGATGGGGAGCTCTTAATTCGTGCAAACCAAGGGCATACCATAGTG ACCATCAACTCAGAGAGTCTATTAAAACCAATACTGTCAGCTGATGAAGTTCCAG TTTGTGTTCATGGAACTTATAGGAGAGACCTGGAATCAATTTTGCAATCTGGGCTTAAGCGAATGACAAGGTTACATGTACACTTCTCAAGTGGTTTGCCCACAGATGGAGAAGTTATTAGTG GTATGAGGCGAGATGTTAATCTCCTAATTTATTTGGACCTTGAAAAGGCACTACAAG AAGGAATGAAGCTCTTCATATCTGATAACAAAGTGATCTTAACTGAAGGCTTCGATGGTGTTGTGCCAGTCAGATACTTCAAAAAAATCGAAACCTGGCCAGGTAGAGAAATAATTCCTTTCCAAATTTAG